The following are from one region of the Rhizobacter sp. AJA081-3 genome:
- a CDS encoding flagellar biosynthesis protein, with protein MRDFDSKPMPLDQADGLRRLFARHRVKFIPVVSNPHVAFGGMMLERLCAGFAEHGLHVLVADASERASAASELAMMDLADAIEPLSAQVSYLAARGLPIRHVDASGSTAPFLQALADAVPQADVVLVHAPATELCRLFARSAELARRSGDDSALVRPLLLADDRPASVTHAYAAIKLLTQRAGLVVHDLLLGAAPNSPRAERIAMQLATCADDFLGAVLRDWVRLDPAALADEAPSEDLRRLVRETLRLDAVPASMAAPYYVDRPQHSAAGRAMN; from the coding sequence ATGCGCGACTTCGACTCCAAGCCCATGCCGCTGGACCAGGCCGATGGCCTGCGGCGGCTGTTCGCCCGCCACCGCGTGAAGTTCATTCCCGTGGTGTCCAATCCGCATGTCGCCTTCGGCGGCATGATGCTCGAGCGCCTGTGCGCGGGCTTCGCCGAACACGGCCTGCACGTGCTGGTGGCCGACGCCTCCGAGCGCGCCAGCGCGGCCTCCGAACTCGCCATGATGGACCTGGCCGATGCGATCGAGCCGCTGTCCGCGCAGGTCAGCTACCTCGCGGCGCGCGGCCTGCCGATCCGACATGTCGACGCGAGCGGCTCGACCGCACCCTTCCTGCAGGCCCTGGCCGACGCCGTGCCGCAGGCCGACGTGGTGCTGGTGCATGCGCCGGCCACCGAGCTGTGCCGCCTGTTCGCGCGCAGTGCCGAACTGGCGCGCCGCAGCGGCGACGACAGCGCGCTGGTGCGGCCGCTGCTGCTCGCCGACGATAGGCCGGCCAGCGTGACCCATGCGTACGCGGCGATCAAGCTGCTGACGCAGCGCGCCGGCCTGGTGGTGCACGACCTGCTGCTGGGCGCCGCGCCGAACTCGCCGCGTGCCGAGCGCATCGCCATGCAGCTGGCCACCTGTGCCGACGATTTCCTCGGCGCCGTGCTGCGCGACTGGGTGCGGCTCGACCCGGCAGCGCTGGCCGACGAAGCGCCCAGCGAAGACCTGCGCCGCCTGGTGCGCGAGACGCTGCGCCTGGACGCCGTGCCGGCCTCGATGGCCGCACCCTATTACGTCGACCGACCGCAGCACAGCGCGGCCGGCCGGGCGATGAACTGA
- a CDS encoding RNA polymerase sigma factor FliA, producing the protein MYTAKGRLDLDSMLKQYSPLVRRLAHQMIAKLPANVELDDLIQVGMIGLADALSRFDESQGVQFETFATQRIRGAMLDELRGNDYLSRGTRKQQRTIESAVHKLEQKLGRAPAESEIAREMGLSLVEYQELLGKVRGTQLVYLEDMSGDEGDNDFLDRHVADEQANPLAQLQDHRMREALVEAIKHLPEREQYVMSMYYEHDMNLKEIAAVLKVTESRVCQLHSQSIARLRVKLREY; encoded by the coding sequence ATGTACACCGCCAAGGGTCGCCTCGACCTCGACTCGATGCTCAAGCAGTACAGCCCGCTGGTGCGGCGGCTGGCGCATCAGATGATTGCCAAGCTGCCCGCCAACGTGGAGCTCGACGACCTGATCCAGGTCGGCATGATCGGCCTGGCCGATGCGCTGTCGCGCTTCGACGAGTCGCAGGGCGTGCAGTTCGAGACCTTCGCCACGCAGCGCATCCGCGGCGCCATGCTCGACGAGCTGCGCGGCAACGACTACCTGTCGCGCGGCACGCGCAAGCAGCAGCGCACCATCGAATCGGCCGTGCACAAGCTCGAGCAGAAGCTCGGCCGCGCGCCGGCCGAGAGCGAGATCGCCCGCGAGATGGGCCTGAGCCTGGTCGAGTACCAGGAGCTGCTCGGCAAGGTTCGCGGCACCCAGCTCGTGTACCTGGAAGACATGTCGGGCGACGAGGGCGACAACGACTTCCTCGACCGCCACGTCGCCGACGAGCAGGCCAACCCGCTCGCGCAGCTGCAGGACCACCGCATGCGCGAGGCGCTGGTCGAGGCCATCAAGCACCTGCCCGAGCGCGAGCAGTACGTGATGTCGATGTACTACGAACACGACATGAACCTGAAGGAGATCGCGGCGGTGCTGAAGGTCACCGAATCGCGGGTGTGCCAGCTGCACAGCCAGTCGATCGCGCGGCTGCGCGTGAAGCTGCGCGAATACTGA
- a CDS encoding methyl-accepting chemotaxis protein → MLSLLRRRPGAQEPAAVSPVENPHDSQGDSATLREAVRSISGRASSMGREAAEVRGVIDDTTQSAQRSAEAVLALARRVQEITESQQAIGQVTQESLGAVERARGAVEGVGQEVVAIVSTLRQVADAAGGITQIALQTRLVAFNASVEAKRAGEAGRGFGVVADAVKDLAGKVEASSKQIMSTVAELNARIESLAAEIRAEPGQAAQGAFHRALGEVQAGVARINTAADGSRAICGDLGERMAGIEREIAGTGAALDVAMKRSESFLRVSEQLIETVSQCGIETEDTPYIQAAQHAAAQISQLLENALRTGVATAADLFDEAYQPISGSNPAQHTTRFVGLADRLFPQVQEHALTISPKVVYCIAVDRNGYVATHNQKYCQPQRAGDVVWNTANSRWRRIFNDRTGLASARNERPFLLQTYRRDMGGGNFIIMKEAAAPIVVNGRHWGGLRLAFQF, encoded by the coding sequence ATGTTGAGTCTGCTTCGTCGGCGCCCGGGCGCCCAGGAGCCGGCAGCAGTTTCGCCGGTCGAGAACCCCCACGACAGCCAGGGCGACAGCGCCACGCTGCGCGAGGCCGTGCGTTCGATCTCCGGCCGCGCCAGCTCGATGGGCCGCGAGGCCGCCGAGGTGCGTGGCGTCATCGACGACACCACGCAGTCCGCACAGCGCAGCGCGGAGGCGGTCTTGGCACTGGCGCGCCGGGTGCAGGAGATCACCGAATCGCAACAGGCCATCGGCCAGGTCACGCAGGAGAGCCTGGGTGCGGTCGAACGTGCGCGCGGCGCCGTCGAAGGCGTGGGCCAGGAGGTGGTGGCCATCGTCTCCACGCTGCGCCAGGTGGCCGACGCTGCCGGCGGCATCACGCAGATCGCGCTGCAGACGCGGCTGGTGGCCTTCAATGCCTCGGTCGAGGCCAAGCGGGCCGGCGAGGCCGGCCGCGGCTTCGGCGTGGTGGCCGACGCAGTGAAGGACCTGGCCGGCAAGGTCGAGGCCAGCTCCAAGCAGATCATGAGCACGGTGGCCGAGCTCAATGCACGCATCGAGTCGCTGGCCGCCGAGATTCGCGCCGAGCCGGGCCAGGCGGCGCAGGGCGCCTTCCACCGCGCGCTCGGCGAGGTGCAGGCCGGCGTGGCACGCATCAACACGGCGGCCGACGGCAGCCGTGCGATCTGCGGCGACCTCGGCGAGCGCATGGCCGGCATCGAGCGCGAAATCGCCGGCACCGGCGCCGCGCTGGACGTGGCGATGAAGCGCAGCGAGTCTTTCCTGCGCGTGTCGGAGCAGCTTATCGAGACGGTGTCGCAGTGCGGCATCGAGACCGAGGACACGCCCTACATCCAGGCCGCGCAACACGCCGCCGCGCAGATCTCGCAACTGCTCGAGAACGCGCTGCGTACCGGTGTGGCGACGGCGGCCGACCTGTTCGACGAGGCCTATCAGCCGATCAGCGGCAGCAACCCCGCCCAGCACACGACGCGTTTCGTCGGCCTGGCCGATCGGCTGTTTCCGCAGGTGCAGGAGCACGCGCTGACGATCAGCCCGAAGGTCGTCTACTGCATCGCGGTGGATCGCAACGGCTACGTTGCCACGCACAACCAGAAGTACTGCCAGCCACAGCGCGCGGGTGACGTGGTGTGGAACACCGCCAACAGCCGCTGGCGGCGCATCTTCAACGACCGCACCGGCCTCGCGTCGGCGCGCAACGAGCGGCCCTTCCTGCTGCAGACCTACCGCCGCGACATGGGTGGCGGCAACTTCATCATCATGAAAGAAGCCGCGGCGCCGATCGTCGTGAACGGCCGCCACTGGGGCGGGCTGCGGCTGGCTTTCCAGTTCTGA
- a CDS encoding class I SAM-dependent methyltransferase, producing the protein MIWPLPALLAWAASWGLFIGLTRADTPVAPALGLAAALGLVLAVTAATPWRRIFVAAGFPLSLAASGWAGSLPAWAWLLPLVLLVLLYPVNSWRDAPMFPTPAGALQGLAGLAPLPEGAKLLDAGCGLGDGLRELRREYPLAQLAGVEWSWPLRIACAWRCRFAHVRRGDLWASDWAQQDLVYLFQRPESMPRAVDKARRELRPGAWLASLEFEAPGVRPTAVLRAPGRKPLWLYRAPLA; encoded by the coding sequence GTGATCTGGCCGCTGCCGGCACTGCTGGCCTGGGCGGCGTCCTGGGGCTTGTTCATCGGGTTGACGCGGGCCGACACGCCGGTCGCACCGGCACTGGGGCTGGCCGCGGCGCTCGGGCTCGTGCTCGCGGTGACAGCCGCCACGCCGTGGCGGCGCATCTTCGTCGCGGCCGGCTTTCCTCTCTCACTCGCCGCCTCGGGATGGGCCGGCAGCCTGCCGGCCTGGGCCTGGCTGCTGCCGCTCGTGCTGCTCGTGCTGCTCTACCCCGTGAACAGCTGGCGCGACGCGCCGATGTTCCCCACGCCGGCCGGTGCCTTGCAGGGGCTGGCCGGACTCGCTCCCCTGCCCGAAGGCGCGAAGCTGCTCGACGCCGGCTGCGGCCTGGGAGACGGGCTGCGCGAGCTCCGGCGCGAGTACCCGCTCGCCCAACTGGCCGGCGTCGAATGGAGCTGGCCGCTGCGCATCGCCTGCGCCTGGCGCTGCCGCTTCGCTCACGTGCGGCGCGGCGACCTGTGGGCCAGCGACTGGGCGCAGCAGGACCTGGTCTACCTCTTTCAGCGGCCGGAGAGCATGCCGCGGGCGGTCGACAAGGCGCGGCGCGAGCTGCGCCCCGGTGCCTGGCTGGCCAGCCTGGAGTTCGAGGCGCCCGGCGTGCGGCCGACGGCGGTGCTGCGGGCCCCCGGGCGCAAGCCGCTGTGGCTGTATCGCGCGCCGCTGGCCTGA
- a CDS encoding DUF6502 family protein yields the protein MTEPQPDTATPPGEQPALLEAVRQLLVPLARLAVARGLTHATVDEMLRAAFVEEAYAAYPNLLEHRRVSRISAATGINRREVTRLTAARQQRPEPDRSYPSEAFARWTTHPEYLDQDGRPRVLPRLGALPSFETLAQSVTRDMHPRSLLEELLRLGLAQHDAAADLVSLRREAFVPRGDQVRMDTFLGANVGDHFSAAVANVLAGGSEHFEQALYADGLSEKSLATLRELVAHHWRSITGDLVPRVEKMIADDDAAGIGSTLGAGNRLRIGLFSYQVPVDPPVPVAPVAKSAARKSARRSEGESS from the coding sequence GTGACCGAACCTCAGCCTGACACTGCCACTCCCCCGGGCGAACAGCCTGCCCTGCTCGAGGCCGTGCGCCAGTTGCTGGTGCCGCTGGCTCGCCTGGCCGTGGCGCGTGGCCTGACCCACGCCACCGTCGATGAGATGCTGCGCGCGGCCTTCGTCGAGGAGGCCTACGCGGCCTACCCGAACCTGCTGGAGCACCGGCGCGTCAGCCGCATCAGCGCAGCCACCGGCATCAATCGCCGCGAGGTGACGCGGCTGACCGCCGCACGGCAGCAGCGTCCTGAACCCGATCGCTCCTACCCCAGCGAAGCCTTCGCCCGCTGGACCACGCACCCGGAATACCTCGACCAGGACGGCCGGCCGCGCGTGCTGCCGCGGCTGGGCGCCTTGCCCAGCTTCGAGACGCTCGCCCAGTCGGTGACGCGCGACATGCACCCGCGCAGCTTGCTCGAGGAACTGCTGCGCCTCGGCCTGGCCCAGCACGATGCCGCCGCCGACCTCGTGTCGCTGCGCCGCGAGGCCTTCGTGCCGCGGGGCGACCAGGTGCGCATGGACACCTTCCTCGGCGCCAACGTGGGCGACCACTTCAGCGCCGCTGTCGCCAACGTGCTGGCCGGCGGCAGCGAGCATTTCGAGCAGGCGCTGTATGCCGACGGCCTGTCGGAGAAGTCGCTGGCCACTCTGCGCGAATTGGTCGCGCATCACTGGCGCTCGATCACTGGCGACCTCGTCCCGCGTGTGGAAAAGATGATTGCCGACGACGACGCTGCCGGCATCGGCAGCACGCTCGGCGCAGGGAACCGATTGCGTATCGGGCTGTTCAGCTATCAAGTGCCGGTGGATCCGCCGGTGCCCGTGGCGCCGGTGGCCAAGTCGGCCGCCAGGAAGTCGGCGCGCCGCTCCGAAGGAGAGTCCTCATGA
- a CDS encoding DUF5666 domain-containing protein, translating to MNPNHLPAVASWLRWGSAVLMFAAAVTAGCGGSVGVGGTGAYSSGPVEGFGSIFVGGIEFEDTTASVFDDDGAPSTRSALRLGMGTEVDSGAIGGTADAPTATATTIRVVADVVGLAHAIDAANGTLTVFDQAVKVDSLTVFDAALPNGLNSVADGAALRVHGALDAAAGVYKATRIEPVAAPLMAYKVRGTVKDLDTAARTFRIGGALFSYTGTQPLLVPDAFVRVNASTTPVAGRWVVVGVVAGARTLPDVDQARLRGPVTAYTSGTSFSVNGQPVDARNANFTGPPGSVLLGVSVVVDGAVQSGVLVARTVRLDDQGGVQGNFKLKGAIESVDPATQTLVLKGLSVYYGSNGVQYSGGSAAQLAVNRNIEVVGQLRANGTQLDARKISFLN from the coding sequence ATGAATCCCAACCACCTGCCGGCCGTCGCGTCGTGGCTGCGCTGGGGCAGTGCGGTGCTGATGTTCGCCGCGGCCGTGACGGCGGGGTGCGGTGGCAGCGTCGGTGTCGGCGGCACCGGGGCCTATTCCTCCGGGCCGGTCGAAGGCTTCGGATCGATCTTCGTCGGCGGCATCGAGTTCGAAGACACCACCGCCTCGGTGTTCGACGACGACGGTGCGCCGAGCACGCGTTCCGCGCTGCGGTTGGGCATGGGCACGGAGGTCGACAGCGGTGCGATCGGTGGCACCGCCGACGCCCCCACGGCAACGGCGACGACCATCCGCGTGGTGGCCGACGTGGTCGGCCTGGCCCACGCCATCGATGCGGCGAACGGCACGCTGACGGTCTTCGACCAGGCCGTCAAGGTGGATTCCCTGACGGTGTTCGATGCCGCATTGCCGAACGGCTTGAACAGCGTGGCCGATGGCGCCGCGTTGCGTGTGCACGGTGCGCTGGACGCGGCGGCCGGGGTCTACAAGGCCACCCGCATCGAGCCGGTGGCCGCACCGCTGATGGCCTACAAGGTGCGCGGGACGGTGAAGGATCTCGACACCGCCGCGCGGACCTTCCGCATCGGCGGGGCCCTGTTCAGCTACACGGGCACACAGCCGCTGCTGGTGCCTGATGCCTTCGTCCGGGTCAATGCCTCCACCACGCCGGTCGCAGGGCGCTGGGTCGTTGTCGGCGTGGTTGCGGGCGCACGCACGCTGCCGGATGTCGACCAGGCCCGCCTGCGCGGCCCGGTCACTGCGTATACCTCGGGCACCAGCTTCAGCGTGAACGGCCAACCAGTCGATGCGCGCAACGCCAACTTCACCGGCCCGCCGGGATCGGTGCTGCTGGGGGTGTCGGTGGTGGTCGATGGCGCCGTCCAGTCCGGCGTGCTGGTGGCCCGTACCGTGCGCCTGGATGACCAGGGCGGCGTGCAGGGCAACTTCAAGCTCAAGGGCGCGATCGAGTCGGTCGACCCGGCGACCCAGACGCTGGTGCTCAAGGGCCTGAGCGTCTACTACGGCAGCAACGGCGTGCAGTACTCGGGTGGCAGCGCGGCCCAGCTCGCCGTGAACCGGAACATCGAGGTCGTCGGGCAGTTGCGCGCCAACGGCACGCAGCTCGACGCGCGGAAGATCAGCTTCCTGAACTGA
- the argH gene encoding argininosuccinate lyase — protein sequence MSSNQLDKKSQAWSALFSEPMSELVQRYTASVGFDQRLWRADIDGSLAHAEMLAAQGIIGADDHAAIQRGMAQIRAEIESGAFDWKLALEDVHLNIEARLTQLVGDAGKRLHTGRSRNDQVATDVRLWLRDEIDAIVLLLIELQRALVEVAEKNAEVILPGFTHLQVAQPVSFGHHLLAYVEMFSRDAERLADVRRRTNRLPLGSAALAGTSYPLDRERVARTLGMEGVCQNSLDAVSDRDFAIEFSAAASLAMIHVSRFSEELVLWMSQNFGFIDLADRFCTGSSIMPQKKNPDVPELARGKTGRVVGHLMGLLTLMKGQPLAYNKDNQEDKEPLFDTVDTLKDTLRIFCELVGGIVVKPEAMERAALRGYATATDLADYLVKKGLPFRDAHEAVAHAVKVAIQQGVDLAGLPLATLQTFHPAIGEDVFAVLTLRGSLNARNVLGGTAPAQVRAQVARHRARLSSGS from the coding sequence ATGTCCTCCAACCAACTCGACAAGAAGTCCCAGGCCTGGTCCGCGCTGTTCTCCGAGCCGATGAGCGAGCTCGTGCAGCGCTACACCGCCAGCGTGGGCTTCGACCAGCGACTGTGGCGGGCCGACATCGACGGCAGCCTGGCGCACGCGGAGATGCTCGCGGCGCAGGGGATCATCGGCGCCGACGACCATGCGGCCATCCAGCGCGGCATGGCGCAGATCCGCGCCGAGATCGAGTCCGGCGCGTTCGACTGGAAGCTCGCCCTGGAAGACGTGCACCTGAACATCGAGGCGCGCCTGACCCAGCTCGTCGGCGACGCCGGCAAGCGGCTGCACACCGGCCGCTCGCGCAACGACCAGGTCGCCACCGACGTGCGCCTGTGGCTGCGCGACGAGATCGACGCGATCGTGCTGCTGCTGATCGAGCTGCAGCGCGCGCTCGTCGAGGTGGCTGAGAAGAACGCCGAGGTGATCCTGCCCGGCTTCACGCACCTGCAGGTGGCTCAGCCGGTGAGCTTCGGCCACCACCTGCTGGCCTACGTGGAGATGTTTTCCCGCGACGCCGAGCGCCTGGCCGACGTGCGCCGGCGCACCAACCGCCTGCCGCTGGGCAGTGCCGCGCTGGCCGGCACCAGCTACCCGCTGGACCGCGAGCGTGTCGCCCGCACGCTGGGCATGGAGGGGGTCTGCCAGAACAGCCTGGACGCGGTGAGCGACCGCGACTTCGCCATCGAGTTCAGCGCGGCGGCGAGCCTGGCGATGATCCACGTCTCGCGCTTCTCCGAAGAGCTGGTGCTGTGGATGAGCCAGAACTTCGGTTTCATCGACCTGGCGGACCGTTTCTGCACCGGCTCGTCGATCATGCCGCAGAAGAAGAACCCCGACGTGCCCGAGCTCGCACGCGGCAAGACCGGCCGCGTGGTCGGCCACCTGATGGGCCTGCTCACGCTGATGAAGGGCCAGCCGCTGGCCTACAACAAGGACAACCAGGAAGACAAGGAGCCGCTGTTCGACACAGTGGACACCTTGAAGGACACGCTGCGCATCTTCTGCGAGCTGGTCGGCGGCATCGTCGTCAAGCCCGAGGCGATGGAGCGCGCCGCGCTGCGCGGCTACGCCACCGCCACCGACCTGGCCGACTACCTGGTGAAGAAGGGCCTGCCCTTCCGCGATGCGCACGAGGCGGTGGCCCATGCGGTGAAGGTGGCGATCCAGCAAGGCGTGGACCTGGCCGGGCTGCCGCTGGCGACGCTGCAGACCTTCCACCCGGCCATCGGCGAGGACGTCTTCGCGGTGCTCACGCTGCGCGGCTCGCTGAATGCCCGCAACGTGCTCGGCGGCACCGCGCCGGCGCAAGTGCGCGCCCAGGTGGCGCGGCACCGCGCACGGCTCAGTTCAGGAAGCTGA
- a CDS encoding sensor histidine kinase, with product MTAKPSANTASAPAPSRSSDGRSTGFGSTLLDTLIPNDTLVAKAPASPFDVCHAGVVLRTVLFTAGVLGVGALFVAADFPSWLTRFASGSAVAVPGALLWLSAACLLKRPLGALSPAVRWVAAVGLGALAAAVPALLVLPLGFDLLGSHPVMAPMLAGAGIAGVVYAWLQLRARALLPADTTARLAELQSRIRPHFLFNTLNTALALVRVDPARAEGVLEDLAELFRVALTDIGESVTLAEEVELARRYLAIEQVRFGQRLKISWELDEAAGTARVPPLILQPLVENAVRHGVEPSAEGGTLRIRTRAKLGRAMVTIANTVPAEPSRPGSGMALKNVRERLHLMHDMTAQFETRRAEGVFRVELVVPL from the coding sequence ATGACCGCCAAGCCCAGCGCCAACACCGCCTCCGCCCCCGCTCCCAGCCGCAGCAGCGACGGGCGCAGCACCGGCTTCGGCTCGACGCTGCTGGACACGCTGATCCCCAACGACACGCTGGTGGCGAAGGCGCCGGCCTCGCCGTTCGACGTCTGTCACGCCGGCGTGGTGCTGCGCACGGTGCTGTTCACCGCCGGCGTGCTGGGCGTGGGCGCCTTGTTCGTGGCGGCGGATTTCCCGTCCTGGCTGACCCGTTTCGCCTCGGGCTCGGCGGTGGCCGTGCCGGGTGCGCTGCTGTGGCTCAGTGCGGCGTGCCTGCTCAAGCGGCCGCTGGGTGCGCTGTCGCCAGCCGTGCGCTGGGTGGCGGCGGTCGGGCTCGGCGCGCTGGCAGCCGCCGTGCCGGCGCTGCTGGTGCTGCCGCTGGGCTTCGACCTGCTGGGCAGCCATCCGGTGATGGCGCCCATGCTCGCCGGCGCCGGCATTGCCGGTGTCGTCTACGCCTGGCTGCAGCTGCGCGCGCGGGCGCTGCTGCCGGCCGACACGACGGCACGGCTGGCGGAACTGCAGTCGCGCATTCGCCCGCATTTCCTGTTCAACACGCTGAACACGGCGCTCGCGCTGGTGCGGGTCGATCCGGCGCGGGCCGAGGGCGTGCTGGAAGACCTGGCGGAACTGTTCCGCGTGGCGCTCACCGACATCGGCGAATCGGTCACGCTGGCCGAGGAGGTGGAGCTGGCACGCCGCTACCTCGCCATCGAGCAGGTGCGTTTCGGCCAGCGCCTGAAGATCAGCTGGGAGCTCGACGAAGCCGCCGGCACGGCGCGCGTGCCGCCGCTGATCCTGCAGCCGCTGGTGGAGAACGCGGTGCGCCACGGCGTCGAGCCCTCGGCCGAAGGCGGCACGCTGCGCATCCGCACGCGGGCGAAGTTGGGCCGCGCGATGGTGACGATCGCCAACACGGTGCCCGCCGAGCCCTCGCGGCCGGGCAGCGGCATGGCGCTGAAGAACGTGCGCGAGCGGCTGCACCTGATGCACGACATGACCGCGCAGTTCGAGACGCGCCGTGCCGAAGGCGTATTTCGAGTGGAACTGGTGGTGCCCCTGTGA
- a CDS encoding LytTR family DNA-binding domain-containing protein, giving the protein MTGPLKVLLVDDEELARLRLRSLVADCIEVPSVVVGEAANAAQAVDFLMARECDLLLLDIHMPGLDGMQFAARLRSQPKAPAVVFVTAHAEHALQAFELEAVDYLTKPVKRDRLQAALQRVAQRLALQGERASEPVPEDEGMLVVSDRGRVLRVPVAEVLYLKAELKYVTLRTAQHTFVLDDSLAELETRLGERFLRVHRNALVARPAVRALERRTLAGEGDDEGGEAWAVRVAPVDEWLAVSRRQLAAVREALVAVGR; this is encoded by the coding sequence GTGACCGGCCCGCTGAAAGTCCTGCTGGTCGACGACGAGGAGCTCGCCCGTCTGCGGCTGCGCTCGCTGGTGGCCGATTGCATCGAGGTGCCGTCCGTCGTTGTCGGCGAGGCCGCCAATGCAGCGCAGGCGGTGGACTTCCTGATGGCGCGCGAATGCGACCTGCTGCTGCTGGACATCCACATGCCCGGGCTGGACGGCATGCAGTTCGCCGCCCGGCTGCGCAGCCAGCCGAAGGCGCCGGCGGTGGTGTTCGTCACCGCGCATGCCGAGCATGCGCTGCAGGCCTTCGAGCTGGAGGCCGTCGACTACCTCACCAAGCCGGTCAAGCGTGACCGGCTGCAGGCGGCACTGCAGCGTGTCGCGCAGCGCCTCGCGCTGCAGGGCGAGCGGGCCAGCGAGCCGGTACCCGAGGACGAAGGCATGCTCGTCGTCAGCGACCGCGGGCGCGTGCTGCGCGTGCCGGTGGCCGAGGTGCTCTACCTCAAGGCCGAGCTCAAGTACGTGACGCTGCGCACGGCGCAGCACACCTTCGTGCTCGACGATTCGCTGGCCGAGCTGGAGACGCGCCTGGGCGAACGCTTCCTGCGTGTGCACCGCAATGCGCTGGTGGCGCGCCCGGCGGTGCGTGCCCTCGAGCGCCGCACGCTCGCGGGCGAGGGCGACGACGAGGGCGGCGAGGCCTGGGCGGTGCGCGTGGCGCCGGTCGACGAATGGCTCGCGGTGTCGCGCCGCCAGTTGGCGGCCGTGCGCGAGGCGCTGGTGGCGGTCGGCCGCTGA